One part of the Syntrophorhabdaceae bacterium genome encodes these proteins:
- a CDS encoding NAD(P)-binding protein, with product MKEHKITIKDIEPLAPFSRGSTEIFLTGHWSPRKPLYVEKTSPCRETCPIGNDIARAFSYASKGDYDEALRIFREDNPLPGICGRVCYHPCETECNRKEFDRPINIRGFERFLSDHGRVDITREKPTVTRKEKVAVIGSGPAGLSAAFHLARFGYGVTVFEALDQPGGMLMYGIPEYRLPKDVLMREIGYIQDLGVEIKTGFCVGKDTSLEDLKKDYHALFIAAGAHGGMSLGVEGEDLPGVTEGVRFLRSVNHGDNIEVGRRVAVIGGGNTAIDCARAARRMGSDNVTIIYRRTRAEMPALAEDVDSLAMEGITIEFLAAPTRLIAENGVLAGIECVRMELGAPDESGRPRPEPIKGSEFALPIDSLFAAIGQAPESEFARKLGLNVDGRGMITIDPETGATNIEGVYAGGDSSGVKAFVADAIGSGKRGALAVHAYLSGKDIEEELNQLRIGRKRSLSFRNARNGGGEEEIDLAQVVTYDKVNTLCFAHKERAENPDLLTAAERVKAFQEITGGIDPERMAEEVSRCFKCGTCTECDLCFLLCPDISITKETCGGYGVRTDYCKGCGICATTCPRHVIEMKEGQTKTPAEGPVAAMKEGQANKTTAHPSGGTTPSPQSGREGEARSAFAERGGDVSSINRGGK from the coding sequence ATGAAGGAACATAAAATAACCATCAAAGATATAGAGCCCTTGGCGCCCTTTTCACGGGGATCGACCGAGATATTCCTCACGGGCCATTGGAGCCCGAGGAAACCGCTTTATGTGGAGAAAACCTCCCCCTGCCGCGAGACGTGTCCCATCGGCAACGACATCGCGAGGGCCTTCTCCTATGCCTCGAAAGGCGATTATGATGAGGCCCTGCGGATTTTCCGCGAAGACAATCCCCTTCCCGGCATATGCGGGAGGGTCTGTTACCATCCCTGCGAGACGGAGTGCAACCGGAAAGAGTTCGACCGGCCCATCAATATCAGAGGCTTCGAGAGGTTTCTTTCGGACCACGGAAGGGTCGATATTACCCGAGAAAAGCCCACGGTCACGAGGAAAGAGAAAGTAGCCGTCATAGGTTCGGGGCCTGCGGGCCTGAGTGCCGCCTTTCACCTTGCCCGGTTCGGATACGGGGTCACCGTGTTCGAGGCCCTTGACCAGCCGGGAGGAATGCTCATGTACGGCATTCCGGAGTACCGCCTTCCCAAGGATGTGCTCATGAGGGAGATCGGCTATATCCAGGATCTGGGGGTAGAGATAAAGACAGGATTTTGCGTGGGCAAGGACACATCGCTCGAAGACCTCAAAAAGGATTACCATGCCCTCTTCATCGCCGCGGGCGCCCACGGCGGAATGAGTCTCGGAGTGGAGGGAGAGGACCTCCCCGGCGTCACGGAAGGCGTCAGGTTCCTAAGAAGCGTAAATCACGGGGACAATATCGAGGTCGGCAGGAGGGTTGCCGTGATCGGGGGCGGAAACACGGCGATAGACTGCGCCCGGGCCGCCCGGCGCATGGGCAGCGACAATGTGACGATCATCTACCGCCGGACCCGCGCTGAAATGCCGGCCCTTGCGGAGGATGTGGATTCACTCGCCATGGAAGGCATTACCATAGAGTTTCTCGCCGCTCCCACAAGGCTTATCGCTGAAAACGGGGTGCTCGCGGGAATCGAGTGCGTGAGGATGGAGCTCGGCGCCCCCGACGAGAGCGGCAGGCCCCGGCCGGAGCCGATTAAGGGGTCGGAGTTCGCCTTGCCTATAGATTCGCTTTTCGCGGCCATAGGACAGGCGCCCGAATCGGAATTTGCCCGGAAGCTCGGGCTCAACGTAGACGGACGGGGCATGATTACCATCGATCCCGAGACGGGGGCCACCAATATTGAAGGCGTTTACGCGGGAGGGGACAGCTCGGGAGTGAAGGCATTCGTGGCGGACGCCATAGGGAGCGGAAAGAGAGGCGCCCTGGCCGTGCATGCGTACCTTTCGGGCAAGGATATAGAAGAAGAGCTGAACCAGCTCCGCATTGGCCGCAAGCGGTCCTTGTCCTTCAGGAACGCGAGAAACGGCGGAGGCGAAGAAGAGATCGACCTTGCCCAGGTGGTCACGTACGATAAAGTGAACACCCTCTGCTTTGCCCATAAAGAGCGCGCTGAAAACCCCGACCTCCTCACCGCGGCCGAGCGAGTCAAGGCATTTCAGGAGATCACGGGGGGCATCGACCCCGAGCGCATGGCGGAAGAGGTCTCCCGCTGCTTCAAATGCGGCACCTGCACGGAATGCGACCTCTGCTTCCTCCTCTGTCCCGATATTTCCATCACCAAAGAGACGTGCGGCGGTTACGGAGTAAGAACAGACTACTGCAAAGGCTGCGGCATCTGCGCCACCACCTGCCCCAGGCACGTAATAGAGATGAAAGAAGGACAAACGAAAACCCCGGCGGAAGGCCCAGTAGCAGCGATGAAAGAGGGCCAGGCTAATAAAACCACGGCACATCCTTCCGGCGGGACCACCCCCAGCCCGCAAAGCGGGCGAGAGGGGGAGGCTCGCTCAGCTTTTGCTGAGCGAGGGGGCGACGTGAGCTCCATTAATAGAGGTGGCAAATGA
- a CDS encoding transketolase C-terminal domain-containing protein, whose product MRILLAGNYAVAEAVRLSRVKFVAAYPITPQTPIYEKLSDMENEGKLSGVMMRTESEHSAMAACISASLTGVRTFTATASQGLALMHEMLHFASGNRVPIVMTNVNRVISAPWAFGSDQSDSLSQRDTGWLQFYCEDAQEALDTVIQAYKIAEQVLLPIMVCIDGFFTSHFIEPVEIPDQETVDAFLPPFSVPTRFDIKEPAYITNVVNPEQYMGYRQRSFEDMEKARAVIREVNQEYKEIVGRGYDPVEAYDTEGADIVLATSGAMTSTARVAIENLKEKGYKAGLLKMKNFRPFPFEEVQAVLKDVPKVVVLDRNISLGKEGIWCQELKAALYPLERRPQVYGYIAGICGADVSPDMIEDMVTRALKSEQPEKLPVWVRRDG is encoded by the coding sequence ATGAGGATTCTTCTTGCAGGAAATTATGCGGTAGCTGAGGCGGTCCGCCTTTCGCGCGTGAAATTCGTGGCAGCCTATCCCATTACGCCCCAGACGCCCATCTATGAAAAGCTCTCCGACATGGAGAACGAAGGAAAATTATCAGGCGTGATGATGCGGACCGAGTCGGAGCACTCTGCCATGGCAGCCTGCATCTCCGCGTCTCTCACCGGGGTGCGCACTTTTACTGCCACTGCCTCACAAGGCCTCGCCCTCATGCACGAGATGCTTCATTTCGCCTCGGGCAACAGGGTGCCCATCGTGATGACCAACGTGAACCGCGTGATCTCCGCGCCGTGGGCCTTCGGCAGCGACCAGTCGGACAGCCTTTCCCAGAGGGATACGGGATGGCTCCAGTTCTATTGCGAGGATGCCCAGGAGGCACTCGATACGGTAATCCAGGCATATAAGATCGCCGAACAGGTGCTTCTGCCCATCATGGTCTGCATCGACGGTTTCTTCACGTCCCATTTTATTGAGCCTGTCGAGATACCCGACCAGGAGACCGTCGACGCCTTTCTGCCCCCTTTCAGCGTCCCCACGAGGTTCGACATCAAGGAGCCCGCGTATATTACCAATGTGGTGAACCCCGAGCAATATATGGGCTACCGGCAGAGAAGCTTCGAGGACATGGAGAAGGCAAGGGCCGTGATCCGGGAAGTCAACCAGGAGTATAAGGAGATCGTGGGCAGGGGATATGATCCGGTGGAGGCCTACGACACCGAGGGCGCCGACATAGTCCTCGCCACGAGCGGCGCCATGACGAGCACCGCGCGGGTCGCCATCGAAAACCTCAAGGAGAAAGGATATAAGGCGGGGCTCCTCAAGATGAAGAACTTCAGGCCCTTCCCCTTCGAAGAGGTGCAGGCCGTACTGAAAGACGTTCCCAAGGTGGTCGTCCTCGACAGGAATATCTCCCTGGGCAAAGAGGGCATATGGTGCCAGGAGCTGAAGGCCGCCCTCTATCCCCTGGAGCGCAGGCCCCAAGTGTACGGGTACATCGCAGGCATCTGCGGCGCCGACGTCTCCCCCGACATGATAGAAGATATGGTAACAAGGGCCCTGAAGAGCGAACAACCGGAAAAACTGCCCGTCTGGGTCAGAAGGGACGGATAA
- a CDS encoding thiamine pyrophosphate-dependent enzyme, which produces MKENDHIETISRDVARTAGEKGRLDGLSLGEGATRAPLMAAKEYMRAGHMACPGCGEANTMRLILKVLGEKTIVVILPSCVGVISATYPNSTFAVPCFHSAFEIAAPTAAGIANALKLQGREDVTALAFAGDGGTFDIGLQSLSGAADRNENFIYVCLDNEGYMNTGIQSSSSTPEKAWTMTTPGGRRGRKKKFMQIIAAHRMPYAATASIGNPLDLMEKIRKAKEIKGMKFIHTLTPCPTGWRMPEDLTAKAAQLAVETKLFPLYEVIDGTEYRITHEPQGIPVAEYLKIQGRFKHFKPEDVERLQREVDEDWERLVAQTRLGGCI; this is translated from the coding sequence ATGAAAGAAAATGACCACATAGAAACGATATCGCGTGACGTAGCCCGCACGGCGGGCGAGAAGGGGAGGCTCGACGGGCTTTCGCTCGGCGAGGGGGCGACGCGAGCCCCGCTAATGGCAGCAAAAGAATATATGCGGGCCGGCCATATGGCCTGTCCCGGGTGTGGGGAGGCGAATACCATGCGCCTTATCCTCAAGGTGCTCGGAGAGAAGACGATCGTGGTCATCCTTCCCTCCTGCGTGGGGGTCATAAGCGCCACCTATCCGAACAGCACTTTTGCCGTGCCCTGTTTTCATTCGGCCTTCGAGATCGCCGCGCCTACTGCCGCAGGCATCGCGAATGCCCTGAAGCTCCAGGGCCGGGAGGACGTGACGGCCCTGGCCTTTGCGGGAGACGGCGGCACCTTTGACATAGGCCTTCAATCTTTATCCGGCGCCGCGGACAGGAACGAGAATTTCATCTATGTCTGCCTCGACAACGAAGGGTATATGAATACGGGCATCCAGTCGAGCTCGTCCACGCCCGAGAAGGCATGGACCATGACGACGCCCGGGGGCCGGCGCGGAAGAAAGAAAAAATTCATGCAGATCATCGCCGCCCACAGGATGCCTTATGCGGCCACCGCGTCCATAGGAAACCCCCTCGACCTCATGGAGAAGATACGAAAGGCGAAGGAGATCAAGGGCATGAAGTTCATCCATACCCTGACGCCGTGCCCCACCGGATGGCGCATGCCCGAAGACCTCACGGCCAAGGCGGCCCAGCTCGCGGTGGAGACGAAACTCTTCCCCCTTTATGAAGTCATCGACGGGACCGAATACCGGATCACCCACGAGCCCCAGGGCATTCCCGTGGCCGAGTACCTGAAGATCCAGGGCCGGTTTAAACACTTCAAGCCGGAGGACGTGGAACGGCTCCAGCGGGAAGTGGATGAGGATTGGGAGCGTCTCGTGGCGCAAACGAGACTCGGGGGCTGCATTTAA
- a CDS encoding GntR family transcriptional regulator, producing MAKKLVITDSPTIRKKVYKHVREQILRGEIGPNERLIEAKIAAEIGTSRTPVREALHSLEIEGLVESLPRIGYMVKAISDQEVVELWEIRFLIEGLAVRWAMEKARDRLIKELKKNIEAAEKMVAGGDVSDMADVDAQFHEVIARLSGGKRLLELSQTLRRHALRYRIESMYLPDTAIRAIEGHKAILDAVEKGDTEAVNAALKRHLDQSKADTLRYAFKEEHDI from the coding sequence ATGGCAAAAAAGCTGGTGATCACGGATAGTCCCACGATCCGCAAGAAAGTCTACAAACACGTGCGGGAGCAGATCCTGAGGGGCGAGATCGGGCCTAACGAAAGGCTTATCGAGGCCAAGATCGCGGCCGAGATCGGGACCTCCCGGACTCCGGTGAGAGAAGCCCTCCACAGCCTCGAGATCGAAGGGCTCGTGGAATCCCTGCCGCGGATCGGCTATATGGTGAAGGCCATAAGCGATCAGGAAGTGGTCGAGCTCTGGGAGATACGGTTTCTCATTGAAGGGCTCGCAGTGCGGTGGGCCATGGAAAAGGCCCGCGACAGGCTGATAAAAGAGTTGAAGAAGAATATCGAGGCAGCGGAAAAGATGGTGGCAGGCGGCGATGTGAGCGACATGGCCGACGTGGATGCCCAGTTTCACGAGGTAATCGCCCGGTTAAGCGGGGGAAAGCGCCTTCTGGAGCTGTCCCAGACGCTGCGGCGTCATGCCCTGCGGTACAGGATCGAGTCCATGTACCTTCCCGATACTGCCATCCGCGCCATAGAAGGACATAAGGCCATACTCGATGCCGTCGAGAAGGGTGATACGGAGGCGGTGAACGCCGCACTGAAGCGCCACCTCGACCAATCGAAGGCCGATACCCTTCGCTACGCATTTAAAGAGGAGCACGATATTTAG
- a CDS encoding TRAP transporter small permease, whose amino-acid sequence MKVFWGFFDRLLNAMAGLAGVILVFIVAAVCYTIGMRFFFKQTTIWIIQTTEYALLWIVFLATAWLLREGGHITTDIIYVHLSTKAKHYLNFIMSLVGALTCAIMLYYGAAYTYDCIINNVTDVRAITVPKAAVFVIIPIGSLLLTLQFLRIAWDRLHEIKAGR is encoded by the coding sequence ATGAAAGTCTTCTGGGGTTTTTTCGACAGGCTCCTGAATGCGATGGCGGGGCTTGCAGGAGTGATTCTCGTCTTTATCGTGGCCGCAGTCTGTTATACCATCGGCATGAGGTTCTTTTTCAAGCAGACCACTATCTGGATTATCCAGACCACGGAATATGCGCTCCTCTGGATCGTTTTTCTGGCAACCGCCTGGCTTCTCAGGGAAGGGGGCCACATCACGACCGATATCATCTATGTCCATCTGTCGACAAAGGCCAAGCATTACCTGAACTTCATCATGAGCCTGGTGGGCGCCCTCACCTGCGCGATCATGCTCTATTACGGCGCTGCCTACACCTATGACTGCATTATCAATAACGTGACCGACGTGCGGGCCATCACGGTCCCGAAAGCGGCGGTCTTCGTCATTATCCCCATAGGGAGCCTGCTCCTCACCCTCCAGTTCCTGAGGATCGCGTGGGACCGCCTCCATGAAATCAAGGCGGGGAGGTAA